In Methanomicrobia archaeon, one DNA window encodes the following:
- a CDS encoding NUDIX hydrolase, with protein MNEEREVESEELYKGRVVQLRLATVSLPNGSRKTREILVHPGAAAIVPLSDDNTIMLVEQYRAAVGRATLEIPAGTLEDGESPEECAKRELIEETGFRASHWTTLTAYYPSPGYSSEIIHVFKASGLEKVSDADAEFPLRHMPLTEVQAKIRTGEIRDSKTIIGVLLAL; from the coding sequence ATGAACGAGGAGCGAGAAGTCGAGAGCGAGGAGTTGTATAAGGGCAGGGTTGTGCAGTTACGGCTCGCTACCGTTTCTTTGCCGAACGGCAGTAGAAAAACGCGCGAAATCCTCGTCCATCCCGGTGCAGCCGCTATCGTTCCCCTGAGTGACGATAATACGATTATGTTAGTCGAGCAATATCGGGCGGCGGTGGGACGTGCAACGTTAGAAATACCCGCAGGCACGCTTGAAGACGGCGAATCACCCGAGGAATGCGCTAAGCGGGAATTAATCGAGGAAACGGGATTTCGCGCTTCTCATTGGACTACGCTGACCGCGTATTACCCCTCGCCAGGGTATAGCAGCGAAATAATTCACGTCTTCAAAGCGAGCGGGCTGGAAAAGGTTTCTGACGCCGACGCGGAATTCCCACTAAGACATATGCCGTTAACTGAGGTGCAGGCAAAGATAAGAACGGGCGAGATAAGGGATAGTAAGACGATAATCGGGGTGTTACTGGCTCTATGA
- a CDS encoding diphthine--ammonia ligase, translating to MNPTTKTSSKSKKGTVAVSWTGGKDGCFACYKAMLAGYEVAYLLNFRDMKKKGSHNLNHDLLSAQSDALGIPLLQFDFRSYEQEVKNAIRTLNDRGAGIDGAVFGHIGTHRDLVDRICHDLDLELLLPLWNHDSESILKEFIDAGFEAIVISADADFLGEEWLGRTIDAQFIRDLRDFNNGLDVCGENGDFHTFVIDGPLFKHRLRIIKSEPLVRAGSWFLDISKLGVDAA from the coding sequence ATGAACCCAACGACTAAAACTTCTTCGAAGAGTAAGAAGGGCACGGTTGCTGTCTCGTGGACGGGTGGAAAGGATGGCTGCTTTGCGTGCTATAAAGCGATGTTAGCAGGGTATGAGGTCGCTTATCTCTTGAATTTCAGAGATATGAAGAAAAAGGGATCCCATAATCTAAATCACGATCTGCTGTCTGCGCAATCAGATGCGCTGGGGATTCCTCTTCTTCAATTCGATTTTAGATCCTACGAACAGGAGGTCAAGAACGCGATACGCACGTTGAACGACCGTGGCGCGGGAATAGACGGCGCGGTCTTCGGGCATATTGGAACGCACAGGGACTTAGTGGATCGGATTTGCCATGATTTGGACCTCGAGTTGCTGTTACCGCTCTGGAACCACGATTCCGAATCGATCCTGAAAGAGTTCATCGATGCGGGATTTGAGGCGATTGTAATCAGCGCCGACGCTGATTTCTTAGGTGAAGAGTGGCTCGGACGGACGATTGATGCACAGTTCATACGTGATTTGCGCGATTTTAACAACGGGCTGGATGTGTGCGGCGAAAACGGTGATTTTCACACCTTCGTGATCGATGGCCCTCTCTTCAAACATCGGCTACGAATTATTAAGAGCGAACCGCTAGTGAGAGCTGGATCATGGTTCCTGGATATTTCAAAACTCGGGGTTGACGCGGCATGA
- the gatE gene encoding Glu-tRNA(Gln) amidotransferase subunit GatE has translation MTEEVDYAEVGLKAGLEIHQQLDTRTKLFCNCPTTLRDKKDSTFDFKRYLRASKSEMGEVDKAAREEAKYTRTFLYKGYDSTCLVENDEEPPSELNQEAVDISLEVALLLNMNPLDEIHTMRKIVIDGSNTCGFQRTALIATDGALSTAEGTVRMDSLCLEEDAAQKIDNTERSAVGYSLDRLGIPLVEIGTAPDIRTPEQAENVAEQLGMILRSTGKVKRGLGTIRQDINISIASGARVEIKGVQNLRLIGDIVRNEITRQLRLIELKEELNKRGAKVDYRIKDLSGIFAGTMSRVIQKSGGSVFGARLHGFVGVLGTELQPGRRFGTELADFARKYDAGLMHTDELPAYGITKAEVARLKQAVHATDDDAVLIVAADKSRAVKALNAVLQRAEGALRAIPKETRRALPDGCSAYMRPLPGAARMYPETDVPPVEIAEERLSFIKDNLPETFEHRKARYTDTFGLNDELADKIARNVNFALFERIMDSYGNIPATLVVRTLTDTLTELIHAEIDVDTLEDHQFIAIFKHLSANVFAKEAVPEIVGFLASNSDLSVEQAIAALGLSTNIVEVEKVIEAIVNSKKDFIREKGERAVGPLMGVVMQELRGKVDGKVINKLLTEKVREVLEQEK, from the coding sequence ATGACTGAGGAAGTGGATTACGCCGAAGTGGGACTGAAAGCAGGCCTGGAGATACACCAGCAGCTGGACACGCGCACCAAGCTCTTCTGCAACTGCCCTACCACGCTGAGGGACAAGAAGGACTCGACGTTCGACTTCAAACGGTATCTGAGAGCGTCGAAGAGCGAAATGGGCGAGGTGGACAAGGCCGCGCGTGAAGAGGCGAAATATACCCGAACGTTCCTGTATAAGGGCTACGACAGTACGTGCCTGGTGGAGAACGACGAGGAACCGCCGAGCGAGTTGAACCAGGAGGCCGTTGACATTTCTCTGGAAGTCGCGCTGCTTCTGAACATGAATCCTCTGGATGAGATTCACACCATGCGGAAAATCGTCATCGACGGCTCGAACACCTGCGGATTCCAGCGTACCGCGCTGATTGCGACCGATGGCGCGCTCTCGACAGCCGAGGGCACCGTGCGCATGGATTCGCTCTGCCTAGAGGAAGATGCAGCGCAGAAGATCGATAATACGGAACGCAGTGCCGTGGGCTATTCGCTAGATCGGCTGGGCATACCGCTCGTGGAAATCGGCACTGCACCGGATATACGAACGCCGGAGCAGGCGGAGAACGTAGCAGAGCAGCTCGGGATGATATTGCGCTCCACCGGCAAGGTGAAACGAGGCTTGGGAACGATCCGGCAGGATATAAACATTTCTATCGCCTCAGGCGCTCGCGTGGAGATAAAAGGCGTCCAGAACCTCAGGCTGATCGGCGATATCGTGCGGAACGAGATCACACGGCAATTACGACTTATCGAGCTCAAAGAGGAACTGAATAAAAGAGGCGCGAAGGTCGACTACCGGATTAAAGATCTGTCTGGCATCTTTGCGGGCACTATGTCGCGGGTTATCCAGAAGTCGGGCGGGTCGGTATTCGGGGCGCGTCTCCACGGGTTCGTGGGCGTTTTGGGCACGGAGCTCCAGCCCGGGCGGCGGTTCGGAACTGAACTGGCGGATTTCGCACGGAAGTACGACGCTGGTTTGATGCATACCGATGAGCTTCCTGCATACGGCATTACGAAGGCTGAAGTGGCGCGGTTGAAGCAAGCAGTTCACGCAACCGACGATGATGCGGTCTTAATCGTCGCAGCGGATAAATCGCGTGCGGTGAAGGCGTTGAATGCCGTACTGCAAAGGGCTGAAGGTGCACTGCGAGCAATACCGAAAGAGACGAGGCGAGCGTTACCCGACGGCTGCAGCGCGTATATGCGCCCCCTTCCTGGTGCCGCACGCATGTATCCGGAGACCGACGTGCCGCCGGTAGAAATAGCTGAAGAACGACTTAGCTTCATAAAGGACAATCTCCCTGAGACGTTTGAGCATCGGAAAGCGCGCTATACGGATACGTTCGGCTTGAATGACGAGCTCGCGGATAAAATCGCCCGGAACGTCAATTTCGCGCTCTTCGAACGCATTATGGACTCATATGGAAACATCCCGGCAACGTTGGTTGTCCGGACGCTTACGGATACGCTCACTGAATTGATCCACGCCGAGATCGATGTGGATACCTTGGAAGATCACCAGTTCATTGCTATCTTCAAGCACCTCTCTGCGAATGTATTTGCCAAGGAGGCCGTGCCTGAGATCGTGGGATTCCTGGCGAGCAATTCAGACCTCAGCGTGGAGCAGGCAATAGCGGCACTGGGGCTGAGCACGAACATTGTCGAGGTTGAAAAGGTCATAGAGGCTATCGTGAACAGCAAAAAGGACTTTATACGCGAAAAAGGTGAGAGAGCAGTGGGACCACTGATGGGCGTCGTAATGCAGGAATTACGCGGCAAAGTGGACGGCAAGGTGATCAATAAACTCCTGACAGAGAAGGTGCGCGAAGTGCTAGAGCAAGAGAAGTAG